A genomic region of Prosthecobacter algae contains the following coding sequences:
- a CDS encoding NAD-dependent epimerase/dehydratase family protein: MKPLLNHADLEDQLSQPTPGVLETLRDLEGDFMVLGAGGKMGPSLARMIRRGLDALGQKERQVLAVSRFSTPTAVAELQQHGVQTLACDLLDRASVQALPEVPNIIFMAGQKFGTQDAPELTWVMNTLVPAIVAERFARSRIVVFSTACVYPLSTVAGTGSREGDPLDPPGDYANSCVGRERIFTHFSNKNGTPALMFRLSYAIDLRYGVLHDVAQKVAQGLPVDVTMGYANVIWQGDANARAIQCLSRTSCPPCALNVTGLERVSIRHLAEQFGRLLGREPTIIGQEGTTAWLFDASLSYDWFGPPTVTMEEMISATAEWVRQGGASLGKPTHFETRDGKF; the protein is encoded by the coding sequence ATGAAGCCACTGCTGAACCACGCCGACCTTGAAGACCAGCTCAGCCAGCCGACGCCCGGTGTCCTGGAGACTTTACGCGATTTGGAGGGCGATTTCATGGTCCTAGGCGCAGGTGGTAAAATGGGCCCTTCCCTCGCCCGCATGATCCGTCGCGGGCTGGATGCTCTGGGTCAAAAAGAGCGCCAAGTTTTGGCCGTCTCCAGGTTCTCCACCCCGACCGCAGTGGCCGAGCTCCAGCAGCATGGCGTCCAAACCCTCGCCTGCGACCTCCTGGACCGTGCCTCCGTCCAGGCCCTGCCGGAGGTGCCCAATATCATTTTTATGGCCGGACAAAAATTCGGCACCCAGGATGCCCCGGAACTGACCTGGGTGATGAATACCCTCGTTCCCGCCATCGTGGCCGAGCGTTTTGCCCGCTCCCGCATCGTTGTCTTCTCCACGGCCTGTGTTTACCCCCTGTCCACCGTGGCAGGCACCGGCTCGCGCGAAGGAGATCCCCTGGATCCCCCTGGGGACTACGCGAACTCCTGCGTCGGTCGGGAACGCATCTTCACCCACTTTTCCAACAAAAACGGCACTCCAGCCCTGATGTTCCGGCTCAGCTACGCGATTGATCTGCGCTACGGCGTGCTTCATGACGTCGCCCAGAAAGTGGCTCAAGGCCTACCTGTGGACGTCACCATGGGCTATGCCAATGTCATCTGGCAGGGGGATGCAAATGCCCGGGCAATCCAGTGCCTTTCCCGCACCTCCTGCCCGCCCTGTGCCCTCAATGTCACTGGCCTAGAGCGCGTATCCATTCGCCATCTGGCGGAGCAATTTGGCCGACTTCTGGGCCGCGAACCAACCATCATCGGCCAGGAGGGCACCACCGCCTGGCTCTTCGATGCCTCCCTGTCCTACGACTGGTTTGGCCCGCCCACGGTTACGATGGAGGAAATGATCTCCGCCACGGCCGAATGGGTACGCCAGGGCGGGGCCTCGCTGGGGAAACCCACTCACTTTGAAACACGCGATGGAAAATTCTGA
- a CDS encoding exosortase system-associated protein, TIGR04073 family produces MKNRIALTILAALTLCGVAVADIQSPPGHHYNWSRKLSRGVGNVLYGWTEPFNVWQRTVETDGAHAAFADFFIEGVKRITVRAGYGVYEMATFPLPSWKLTYRPPYYRKAQIDPWWGYTEFSPQMGFVSQSDYSRTQGW; encoded by the coding sequence ATGAAAAATCGCATCGCCCTCACCATTCTCGCCGCCCTGACGCTCTGCGGCGTCGCCGTCGCCGACATCCAGTCGCCTCCTGGACATCACTATAACTGGAGCCGCAAACTGAGCCGTGGCGTTGGCAACGTCCTCTACGGATGGACCGAGCCTTTCAATGTCTGGCAGCGCACGGTTGAGACCGATGGTGCCCATGCCGCTTTTGCCGACTTCTTCATTGAAGGTGTGAAGCGCATCACCGTCCGCGCCGGTTACGGTGTGTATGAAATGGCCACTTTCCCGCTGCCATCCTGGAAGCTGACCTATCGTCCGCCTTACTACCGCAAGGCTCAGATCGATCCATGGTGGGGCTACACGGAGTTCTCTCCACAGATGGGCTTTGTGTCCCAGTCTGATTACAGCCGCACTCAGGGCTGGTAA
- the murJ gene encoding murein biosynthesis integral membrane protein MurJ — protein sequence MLTVGSKAVSFLKDAAVARQFGTGDALDAFLVSFGLLTFLAALIGGGLPESFLPVYSEISHLRTKRRALRLAVQGSCLHALSLLLLAVAVYFVAPYFISWATRGFNPEKQALAVGLLRQLLPFMVFFGMSYQLSAWLRADKHFIIATSAPTLVPLTIISLLLYAGSAADVSTLVTGTVIGSMLHLGWLLITVARQLPWQRRFWLHCLRLWEPRLARVLRHTAHFLFAGGIFSSSVVVDQTMAAWLSPGSVAVLGYTEKVCGIILAVTVAPSCDVLFPYFADKVARRDWQGVKHQLITSAGAILALALPAVLMLCWLAPWVISLLFERGSFTAVDTQRVAEVLRFAALQIPFYIVGSLASRVVVAMQATHFIIWISVIGLIGNAGLNWLFMRSMGAAGIALATVLVQMTSAVLACLYVLRQIQHRIKQG from the coding sequence ATGCTCACGGTCGGCTCCAAGGCCGTCTCCTTTTTAAAGGATGCTGCCGTCGCCCGGCAGTTCGGCACCGGAGATGCCCTGGATGCCTTCCTGGTTTCCTTTGGCCTTCTCACCTTTCTCGCCGCCCTCATTGGCGGCGGGCTGCCAGAATCTTTTCTTCCCGTATATTCGGAGATTTCTCATCTGCGGACGAAACGGCGCGCGCTGCGTCTGGCGGTCCAGGGCTCCTGCCTCCATGCTTTGAGCCTCCTGCTCCTGGCCGTGGCTGTGTACTTCGTGGCCCCCTACTTCATCAGTTGGGCCACCCGGGGATTCAATCCTGAAAAGCAGGCGCTTGCCGTGGGGCTGCTCCGCCAGCTGCTGCCGTTCATGGTGTTCTTTGGCATGAGCTACCAGCTTTCTGCCTGGCTGCGGGCGGACAAACACTTCATCATCGCCACCAGCGCCCCCACCCTGGTGCCGCTGACCATCATCAGCCTGCTGCTCTACGCCGGCAGCGCGGCCGATGTCTCCACACTGGTCACCGGCACTGTCATAGGCTCCATGCTCCATCTGGGCTGGCTGCTCATCACCGTGGCCCGTCAGTTGCCCTGGCAGAGACGTTTTTGGCTGCATTGCCTGCGACTGTGGGAACCCAGACTGGCCAGGGTGCTCCGCCACACCGCCCACTTTCTCTTTGCTGGTGGCATTTTCAGCAGCTCCGTGGTGGTGGATCAAACCATGGCCGCCTGGTTGTCTCCAGGCAGTGTCGCCGTATTGGGCTACACGGAAAAAGTCTGCGGCATCATTCTGGCCGTCACCGTGGCCCCCTCCTGCGATGTGCTGTTCCCCTATTTTGCGGACAAGGTGGCACGCCGCGACTGGCAGGGGGTGAAGCACCAGCTCATCACCAGTGCCGGGGCAATTTTGGCCCTGGCGCTGCCTGCGGTGCTCATGCTCTGCTGGCTCGCCCCCTGGGTCATCAGCCTGCTGTTTGAACGTGGCTCCTTCACCGCCGTGGACACCCAGCGGGTGGCCGAAGTGCTGCGTTTCGCCGCCTTGCAGATCCCCTTTTACATCGTCGGCAGCCTCGCTTCCCGAGTGGTGGTGGCCATGCAAGCCACCCACTTCATCATCTGGATCTCCGTCATCGGCCTGATTGGAAATGCCGGGCTGAACTGGCTGTTCATGCGCAGTATGGGGGCCGCGGGCATCGCTCTTGCCACCGTCCTGGTCCAAATGACCTCCGCCGTTCTGGCCTGCCTGTATGTGCTGCGGCAGATCCAGCATCGGATCAAACAGGGCTAG
- a CDS encoding OmpA family protein: MRPPSSKTSHRVLSHPHAGGAMPVVIVLLALVASVVVFFVFTRPSMKKDAAAEAAPAAKTVVAAAPQTPPTPPPAAPKPAPVVTAKPTFGFARPLDLGKEMVRSLAAGDFARAGELAAAGDPDQAKAAAAVFERMTKSLHAKVGLEDAVELIGLVENKTRVAIPLTLPGSQEPMRLQLDLERDDKMGWKIARLQLPKELGSAVVATPEPAPSMAASVSPAPAPAGGTARAPKSPAVPNAAKAPLFTVEEMPDALTFGSDFVRALLKHDFIAARKFVDEKKVPAERLAGLCIVFEEGAYEFKPTKPLIITVANPEVSWVIAQVQSQKLQQSTEFGLEMQRSGVDQPWKVVGLNLSEILSSFASSAAKMGVPYTPIVSNPKGGESLALYFEYDQSELHPRALKQLEIVAGLLNSDPSKKLQIAGHTDAKGTDNYNLALSQARAESVKKRLAGLGVAAAQIVTTGMGKAQPLGPNQKADGTDDPEGRSKNRRAEIYLDF, from the coding sequence ATGCGTCCCCCTTCATCCAAGACATCCCACCGCGTTTTATCACATCCTCATGCAGGGGGTGCCATGCCTGTGGTGATCGTCCTGCTCGCCCTGGTGGCAAGCGTGGTTGTCTTTTTTGTCTTCACCCGGCCTTCCATGAAGAAAGACGCCGCCGCCGAGGCTGCTCCGGCTGCTAAAACCGTGGTTGCCGCGGCTCCGCAGACACCGCCCACTCCTCCCCCAGCCGCTCCCAAGCCAGCCCCTGTTGTCACGGCCAAGCCCACCTTCGGTTTTGCCCGTCCGCTCGATCTGGGCAAGGAAATGGTTCGCAGCCTCGCCGCCGGTGACTTTGCCCGGGCAGGCGAACTCGCCGCCGCCGGAGATCCTGACCAGGCGAAAGCCGCCGCTGCCGTCTTTGAGCGCATGACCAAATCCCTCCACGCCAAAGTGGGCTTGGAGGATGCCGTGGAACTCATCGGCCTCGTCGAAAACAAAACTCGTGTGGCCATTCCATTGACCCTCCCAGGGTCCCAGGAACCCATGCGCCTGCAACTGGATCTGGAGCGAGATGATAAGATGGGCTGGAAGATCGCCCGCCTGCAACTGCCCAAAGAACTCGGCAGCGCCGTGGTCGCCACCCCCGAACCTGCACCCAGCATGGCCGCCTCAGTCTCGCCTGCCCCAGCACCTGCGGGTGGTACCGCCCGCGCTCCCAAGTCCCCTGCTGTGCCGAACGCTGCCAAAGCACCCCTGTTCACCGTCGAAGAGATGCCCGATGCCCTCACGTTCGGCAGCGATTTTGTGCGTGCCCTGCTCAAACATGATTTCATCGCCGCCCGCAAGTTTGTGGATGAAAAGAAGGTGCCAGCGGAACGCCTCGCCGGACTCTGCATCGTCTTTGAAGAAGGTGCCTATGAGTTCAAGCCGACCAAACCTCTGATCATCACCGTGGCCAATCCAGAAGTCTCCTGGGTCATCGCCCAGGTGCAGTCCCAGAAGCTGCAGCAGTCCACCGAATTTGGCCTCGAAATGCAGCGCAGCGGCGTGGACCAGCCCTGGAAAGTGGTGGGGCTGAACCTGTCCGAAATCCTCAGTTCCTTTGCCTCCTCCGCTGCCAAGATGGGCGTCCCTTACACCCCCATCGTCAGCAACCCTAAAGGCGGTGAATCCCTGGCCCTTTATTTTGAATATGACCAGTCCGAGCTGCATCCCCGCGCCCTCAAGCAGCTCGAAATCGTCGCTGGCCTGCTGAATTCAGATCCTTCCAAAAAGCTTCAGATCGCCGGCCATACGGATGCCAAAGGTACCGACAACTACAACCTCGCCCTCTCCCAGGCCCGCGCTGAATCCGTGAAAAAACGGCTCGCAGGGCTAGGTGTCGCCGCAGCCCAGATCGTCACCACCGGCATGGGCAAGGCCCAGCCTCTTGGGCCTAACCAGAAGGCCGATGGCACCGATGACCCAGAAGGCCGGTCAAAAAACCGCCGGGCAGAGATCTATCTGGATTTTTAG
- a CDS encoding c-type cytochrome domain-containing protein, translating to MHSRFISSLVGLALLALTSCGTPEESETRPQGTNVLSEPTLRQALAGQVNFVAHIKPILEAKCAACHNRQALPGKISLASREEALRTGTLRGFIVPGQPEASPFITRIGTAHAAVQAMPPVGESLTQEETRVIKRWIAQGAAWPAGETGSLRTSPH from the coding sequence ATGCACAGTCGCTTTATTTCATCGTTGGTTGGGCTGGCCCTGCTCGCCCTCACAAGTTGCGGCACACCTGAGGAATCCGAAACCCGTCCGCAGGGAACCAACGTGCTCTCAGAGCCTACCCTGCGCCAGGCATTGGCGGGCCAGGTGAACTTTGTCGCCCACATCAAACCCATCCTTGAGGCCAAATGCGCCGCCTGTCACAACCGCCAGGCACTTCCAGGAAAGATCAGCCTGGCCAGCCGGGAGGAAGCCCTGCGCACCGGAACATTGCGGGGCTTCATCGTCCCGGGGCAGCCTGAAGCCAGCCCCTTCATCACCCGCATCGGCACAGCCCATGCGGCCGTACAGGCCATGCCCCCTGTGGGCGAAAGCCTGACCCAGGAAGAAACGCGGGTGATCAAACGCTGGATCGCCCAAGGCGCGGCCTGGCCCGCTGGCGAGACAGGAAGCCTGCGTACTAGCCCACACTGA
- a CDS encoding DUF6600 domain-containing protein yields MKPITPLGAAALFSLALVSCNPPAAPQDNAAADEARLKLEQAQAAYEQQAADMQARSAELQQQLADLQRSIQEKENAELQAKLDAIQKENERLQADAEAARMKSEELRDQLASTPLPAPYVPPAPEPGGQAWTDPDADYSMFYEELAPHGEWLDVEGYGYAWQPRLASRSAWRPYVDGRWVWSDQGWAWDTPEPFGWACYHYGRWVRIARHGWVWVPGREWAPAWVSWRSGADCVGWAPLPPERRRGYTSIGYDCDVNYGLSPSSYVFIQSSNFGRNSYVNVCLSITNITNIFQQTVNLTNIVRINQQQTNFFVHRGGPDRRWLEERFGGRVPVAPVRIARTLERPLLDRAERDRDAVRPLIPAPLPSGRPGRPGKPPRISDKVTRPSIVDAWTEVPNDRRQSLRDTISRQAREPKPVQPAVITQPPQIPGRDRDREPGTRPGAERPDMPPQVRPGIPLPGTVPNTPDRVPDRGRDREDRPGAGRPDMPQEGRPTRPGATPNTPDRGRDREDRPGAGRPGMPQDGRPTQPGTTPNTPDRATDAKPGREGVGRPGMDVEAAQKAELERREAELKKQQEDAAKSRENMTEKLRGAEAARRQREAESARTREAAMAQQQELARKQAENNNLEKRKQDLLRQQAEALKAREAQAAQQGEMARRQRDALTEKAREAAMQQQQELQRKQAESESMKQQIMEQQKRGEEIRRQQGEAMRANEAQAAQQAEMARRQRDAETSRMREAAMAQQQEAVRRAQEAAAMQKQQQAAQQAEMMNRQREALAEKAREAAARQQQEMAERQREAMQKQQEAAQRRAQEDSSRRQEDGRRRER; encoded by the coding sequence ATGAAACCGATCACTCCCCTGGGCGCCGCGGCGCTCTTTTCCCTGGCACTCGTCAGTTGCAACCCGCCTGCCGCCCCCCAGGACAATGCCGCTGCTGACGAAGCCCGGCTGAAATTGGAGCAAGCCCAGGCTGCCTACGAACAGCAGGCCGCTGACATGCAGGCCCGCAGTGCCGAATTGCAGCAGCAACTCGCCGACCTGCAACGCAGCATCCAGGAAAAGGAAAACGCTGAGCTCCAGGCCAAGTTGGACGCCATCCAAAAGGAAAATGAGCGGCTCCAGGCCGATGCTGAGGCAGCGCGCATGAAGAGCGAGGAACTGCGCGACCAACTGGCCTCCACTCCATTACCTGCCCCTTACGTCCCCCCGGCCCCTGAACCTGGTGGCCAAGCCTGGACAGATCCAGATGCCGACTACTCCATGTTTTATGAAGAACTGGCCCCCCATGGCGAGTGGCTGGATGTCGAAGGTTACGGTTATGCCTGGCAGCCTCGTCTCGCCTCACGCTCCGCATGGCGTCCTTATGTAGATGGCCGCTGGGTGTGGAGCGACCAAGGCTGGGCCTGGGATACGCCCGAGCCTTTCGGCTGGGCCTGCTACCACTATGGCCGCTGGGTGCGCATCGCCCGCCATGGCTGGGTCTGGGTCCCTGGACGTGAATGGGCACCCGCCTGGGTTTCCTGGCGCTCTGGGGCCGATTGTGTCGGCTGGGCTCCCCTGCCCCCTGAACGTCGGCGTGGCTACACCAGCATCGGTTATGATTGCGACGTGAATTACGGCCTCTCCCCGAGCAGCTACGTCTTCATCCAGTCGTCCAACTTTGGCCGCAACAGCTATGTGAACGTCTGCCTCTCCATCACGAACATCACCAACATTTTCCAGCAGACGGTGAACTTGACCAACATCGTCCGCATCAACCAGCAGCAGACGAATTTCTTCGTTCATCGCGGGGGTCCGGATCGCCGCTGGCTGGAGGAACGTTTTGGCGGGCGTGTCCCCGTGGCCCCTGTGCGCATCGCCCGGACTCTGGAACGTCCCCTTCTTGACCGCGCTGAACGCGACCGCGATGCCGTGCGTCCTCTCATACCCGCCCCGCTGCCTTCTGGCCGCCCAGGCCGACCCGGCAAGCCACCTCGCATTTCCGACAAAGTCACCCGCCCCTCCATTGTGGATGCCTGGACCGAAGTGCCGAACGACCGCCGCCAGAGCCTGCGTGACACCATCTCTCGCCAGGCCCGTGAACCAAAACCCGTCCAGCCCGCCGTGATCACGCAGCCACCTCAGATCCCCGGCAGAGACCGTGACCGCGAGCCAGGCACACGCCCCGGTGCAGAGCGCCCGGACATGCCGCCTCAAGTCCGCCCCGGCATCCCCCTGCCAGGCACTGTGCCCAACACGCCTGACCGTGTGCCAGATCGTGGCAGGGACCGTGAAGATCGCCCCGGTGCTGGTCGTCCAGACATGCCCCAGGAAGGCCGGCCTACACGGCCAGGAGCCACCCCCAATACCCCAGACCGTGGACGGGACCGTGAGGATCGCCCCGGTGCTGGTCGCCCAGGCATGCCCCAGGATGGCCGACCTACACAGCCAGGCACTACCCCCAATACCCCAGACCGCGCGACGGATGCAAAGCCGGGTCGCGAGGGTGTTGGACGCCCTGGCATGGATGTTGAGGCTGCCCAAAAAGCCGAATTGGAGCGCCGGGAAGCCGAGCTTAAAAAACAGCAAGAGGATGCCGCGAAAAGCCGCGAAAACATGACAGAAAAACTCCGTGGAGCCGAGGCTGCCCGCCGTCAGCGCGAAGCGGAGAGTGCCCGCACCCGCGAGGCCGCCATGGCCCAGCAGCAGGAACTCGCCCGCAAACAGGCGGAAAACAACAACCTGGAAAAGCGGAAACAGGACCTCCTTCGCCAACAGGCCGAGGCCCTGAAGGCACGTGAAGCCCAGGCCGCCCAGCAAGGCGAAATGGCCCGCCGCCAGAGGGATGCCCTCACCGAAAAAGCCCGCGAAGCAGCCATGCAGCAACAGCAGGAACTCCAACGCAAACAGGCCGAGTCTGAATCCATGAAACAGCAGATCATGGAGCAGCAAAAGCGCGGTGAAGAAATTCGCCGCCAGCAGGGAGAAGCCATGCGGGCGAACGAAGCCCAGGCCGCCCAGCAGGCGGAGATGGCCCGCCGTCAACGTGACGCTGAAACCTCCCGCATGCGTGAGGCCGCCATGGCCCAGCAACAGGAGGCCGTTCGTCGTGCCCAGGAAGCCGCAGCCATGCAGAAACAGCAGCAGGCAGCCCAACAGGCCGAAATGATGAACCGCCAACGCGAAGCCCTCGCCGAAAAAGCCCGGGAAGCCGCCGCCCGCCAGCAGCAGGAGATGGCCGAACGCCAGCGTGAGGCCATGCAAAAACAGCAGGAGGCCGCCCAGCGCCGAGCCCAGGAAGACAGCTCGCGCCGCCAAGAGGACGGTCGCCGCCGCGAACGCTAA
- the tilS gene encoding tRNA lysidine(34) synthetase TilS, translating into MPISPSFASGPALLAISGGRDSVALLHLLVSAGQKGLVLCHLNHGLRGRESGQDAAFVRRLGRKYGLPCEIEKTPVSEQARTQKVSIETAARMARYDFLHRMALRHGAECIYLAHHADDQAETILANLCRGTGISGLKGMVAETATAPVLCRPLLEMPRAEIEAYVKAHGLAYREDSSNLSPAHRRNRLRHEVLPLLNEVYAREVTPLIVRLGRQAARDEDCLQQQAREFIQQEGVIAQDGRLLLSTKLRSLHPAVLSRILHFWLGGLAVPGVDADLLDDALAMLRPGGPAKINLQGGRHLRRKAGCLWVTEAV; encoded by the coding sequence TTGCCCATTTCCCCAAGCTTTGCCTCCGGGCCTGCCTTGCTGGCGATCTCAGGTGGGCGGGATTCGGTGGCGTTGCTGCACCTGCTGGTGAGTGCTGGGCAAAAGGGATTGGTGCTCTGTCATTTGAACCACGGTCTGCGCGGTCGTGAGTCTGGGCAGGATGCGGCTTTTGTGCGTCGTCTGGGTCGGAAGTATGGCCTGCCTTGTGAGATTGAAAAAACACCAGTGTCTGAACAGGCTAGGACGCAAAAGGTCTCCATCGAGACTGCTGCCAGAATGGCACGGTATGATTTTCTGCATCGCATGGCGCTGCGGCATGGGGCTGAGTGCATTTACCTGGCGCATCATGCGGATGATCAGGCGGAGACCATCCTGGCAAATCTTTGCCGCGGCACGGGGATCAGCGGACTGAAGGGCATGGTGGCAGAGACGGCCACAGCGCCGGTTCTCTGCCGACCTTTGCTGGAAATGCCGCGTGCAGAGATTGAAGCCTACGTGAAGGCGCATGGGCTGGCCTACCGGGAAGATTCTAGCAATCTGAGTCCGGCGCACCGGCGCAACCGGCTGCGGCATGAGGTGCTGCCTTTGCTGAATGAAGTCTATGCGCGGGAGGTTACGCCACTCATTGTGCGCCTGGGCAGGCAGGCGGCGAGGGATGAGGACTGCCTGCAGCAGCAGGCGCGGGAATTCATTCAGCAGGAGGGGGTGATTGCGCAGGATGGCCGCCTGTTGTTGTCCACCAAGCTGCGCTCTTTGCACCCGGCGGTTTTGTCGAGGATTTTACACTTTTGGTTAGGTGGGCTGGCGGTTCCTGGCGTGGATGCGGATCTTTTGGATGACGCGCTGGCCATGCTGCGTCCGGGCGGGCCGGCTAAGATCAACCTCCAAGGGGGACGGCATCTACGCCGGAAGGCGGGTTGCCTTTGGGTGACAGAAGCGGTGTGA
- a CDS encoding bifunctional serine/threonine-protein kinase/formylglycine-generating enzyme family protein — translation MTAPVRTAPEIRDHETLRLIGRGAYGEVWMARSVTGALRAVKVVWREDYDQADSFEREFEAIKRYEPISRRHAGLVPILQVGRSDAQGFYYYVMELADDLEKGRDITPDTYTAHTLGLEMRRDKRIMAGRCLQIGANVAEGLHYLHENKLIHRDVKPSNLIFIDGACRLADIGLVALLGQRSFVGTEGFVAPEGPGSPESDIFSLGMVLYEASTGKDRLDFPDIPSCSESGDKLDVWQRLHRVICTACAPKAKDRYSSAYEMTLDLRGQPLPSRRLVWYWAATAATTLALAVGFGMWLAQRQDNRSLLEVQKSLPMLTIKTEPAGADVFAGEDKLGVTPLALNPEEGVPVIYQLRLPGHKQLEIEHRASRNRPAEYDLKMEATRLPQPGERWTNSLGITFKPAQLGHISVQPVEIKFFKRFLEATGRSFEGKVVRASLADASKDAAYFVVVPVGDAEAFRFWMTDTDRAAGALSQEHHYEVEPFYYVESNSGGNEDMPEDRDTDSSSSNEDKNWQAFHLRVERQTYGSVIIRTTPEKVRIFQHDEFLGYTPLELPRVRSGPVEYELREEGFSDVVLEGDVKSGALLELFSDMQTRQAVTFGREWKANGLGLRFVPLGDVMIAAVETRRRDYLEYVKATNARRPNNVDADGRGGTQPVVGVDREEARAFCAWLTERERNAGLIGAKDRYRLPTDEEWSRAVGLPLERGTSPAERNGRIRGIYPWGFDWPPPSNIENLADTNAARKSNLESFIPGYQDRFPQLGAVGAFPPNERGIIALGGNASEWVDTDFEPGSQPKSGKEKKIIGTVRGGNWQTANPDELLSSVRTPLPVDTKRPTVSFRIVLERKK, via the coding sequence GTGACCGCCCCCGTCCGCACAGCCCCCGAAATCCGCGACCACGAGACGCTCCGTCTCATTGGCCGGGGAGCCTATGGGGAGGTGTGGATGGCACGCTCCGTCACCGGGGCCCTGCGGGCGGTCAAAGTCGTCTGGCGGGAGGACTATGACCAAGCGGATTCCTTTGAACGGGAGTTTGAGGCCATCAAACGCTACGAACCCATCTCCCGCCGCCACGCCGGACTGGTGCCCATCCTTCAGGTCGGCCGCAGCGATGCCCAGGGCTTCTACTACTATGTGATGGAGCTGGCGGATGATTTGGAAAAGGGCCGCGACATCACCCCCGATACCTACACCGCCCACACCCTGGGCCTGGAGATGCGCCGGGACAAACGGATCATGGCGGGACGCTGCTTGCAGATCGGGGCCAATGTCGCCGAAGGCCTGCACTACCTGCACGAGAACAAGCTGATCCACCGGGACGTCAAGCCCTCCAACCTCATCTTTATTGATGGCGCCTGCCGCCTGGCAGACATCGGCCTCGTGGCCCTTCTCGGACAGCGCAGCTTTGTCGGCACCGAGGGCTTCGTGGCCCCTGAGGGACCCGGCTCCCCTGAATCTGATATCTTTTCCCTGGGCATGGTGCTCTATGAAGCCAGCACCGGCAAAGACCGGCTGGATTTCCCCGACATCCCCTCCTGCTCCGAAAGTGGAGACAAACTGGATGTCTGGCAGCGCCTGCACCGGGTCATCTGCACCGCCTGCGCGCCGAAGGCGAAGGACCGCTACTCCAGCGCCTACGAAATGACGCTGGACCTGCGCGGGCAGCCCCTGCCCTCACGGCGTCTCGTCTGGTACTGGGCTGCGACTGCCGCCACGACTTTGGCACTCGCCGTCGGCTTTGGCATGTGGCTGGCCCAGCGGCAGGACAATCGCAGCCTGCTGGAAGTACAGAAAAGCCTGCCCATGCTCACCATCAAGACCGAGCCCGCTGGGGCCGATGTCTTTGCTGGGGAGGACAAACTAGGAGTCACCCCATTGGCCCTCAATCCAGAGGAAGGCGTGCCCGTGATCTATCAGCTCCGTCTTCCTGGCCATAAGCAATTGGAGATTGAGCACAGAGCCAGCCGAAATCGCCCCGCCGAGTACGATCTGAAAATGGAGGCCACACGCCTGCCCCAGCCCGGTGAACGCTGGACCAACAGTCTCGGCATCACCTTCAAGCCAGCCCAGCTAGGCCACATCAGCGTCCAGCCCGTGGAGATCAAATTCTTCAAACGCTTCCTCGAAGCCACCGGCCGCTCCTTTGAAGGCAAGGTCGTCCGCGCCTCCCTGGCAGATGCCAGCAAAGATGCCGCCTACTTTGTCGTGGTGCCTGTGGGCGATGCCGAGGCCTTCCGTTTCTGGATGACGGATACGGACCGCGCCGCCGGTGCCCTGAGCCAGGAGCATCATTACGAAGTGGAACCTTTTTACTACGTGGAGAGCAACAGCGGCGGCAATGAGGACATGCCCGAGGACCGTGACACCGACAGCAGCAGCAGCAACGAAGACAAAAACTGGCAGGCTTTCCACCTCCGAGTGGAGCGGCAGACCTACGGCAGCGTCATCATCCGCACCACCCCGGAAAAAGTGCGCATTTTCCAGCACGATGAATTTCTGGGCTATACCCCGCTGGAATTGCCCCGAGTGCGCAGTGGCCCGGTGGAATATGAACTTCGCGAAGAAGGCTTCTCCGATGTTGTCCTGGAGGGCGATGTGAAGTCGGGTGCCCTGCTGGAACTCTTTTCCGATATGCAGACGCGGCAGGCCGTGACCTTTGGCCGTGAGTGGAAGGCCAACGGCCTGGGCCTGCGTTTTGTACCTCTGGGAGATGTCATGATCGCCGCTGTGGAAACGCGCCGCCGCGACTACCTGGAATATGTGAAGGCCACCAATGCCCGCCGCCCGAACAACGTGGATGCCGATGGCCGGGGCGGCACCCAGCCCGTGGTCGGCGTGGACCGTGAAGAAGCCCGCGCCTTCTGCGCCTGGCTGACCGAGCGCGAACGCAATGCTGGCCTCATTGGTGCCAAAGACCGCTATCGCCTGCCCACAGATGAAGAGTGGAGCCGCGCCGTCGGCCTGCCCCTGGAGCGCGGCACCTCCCCGGCGGAAAGAAACGGGCGCATCCGTGGCATCTACCCCTGGGGTTTTGACTGGCCGCCACCTTCCAACATCGAAAACCTGGCCGACACCAATGCGGCAAGGAAGAGCAACTTGGAAAGCTTCATCCCCGGCTATCAGGATCGCTTCCCGCAGCTCGGAGCCGTGGGTGCCTTCCCTCCAAATGAGCGCGGCATCATCGCTCTCGGCGGCAATGCCTCCGAATGGGTAGACACCGATTTCGAACCCGGCAGCCAGCCCAAAAGCGGCAAGGAAAAAAAGATCATCGGCACCGTCCGTGGCGGCAACTGGCAAACGGCGAATCCCGACGAACTGCTCTCCTCCGTGCGCACCCCCCTGCCAGTGGATACCAAACGCCCCACCGTCAGCTTCCGCATCGTGCTGGAGCGCAAAAAGTAG